TCGCAGGCTGTGTTTTCAATAACTGTAATCCCTTCTGCCAGAACCGCAGCCATCATAAGGTTTTCAGTTCCTGTTACAGTGGGAATGTCAAAATAGATGTTCCCTCCCTTAAGTTTTTCTGCTGATGCAATAACATATCCATGTTCAAGCTGAATCTCTGCCCCTAAAGCTTCAAGTCCCTTAATATGTAAATTTATAGGGCGCGCGCCTATTGCACACCCGCCCGGAAGAGAAACCCTTGCCCTGCCATACCTTGCGACAAGAGGACCTAAAACAAGGACTGAAGCCCTCATTGTCTTAACATGCTCATAAGGAGCTTCGCAGGAATTTATCCTTTTTCCATCAACAAGAAAATTACCTTCTGCATCCATGCTGATTTCAGCCCCGATATGTTTCAGAAGTTTTATAAAAGTATCAACATCTTTTAAACGTGGAACATTTTTTATAACATTCACACCTTCACAAAGCAGAGTTGCTGCCATTATAGGAAGTGCTGAATTCTTTGCCCCGCTTATTCTGACCTCTCCTTTAAGTCTTTCACCGCCATTTATAACTATCTTATCCATATCTCAGCCACCCTGTCTTTCCCTGAGTAGTCCCTGTTAATTTTCACTTCACTATATTCTTTATGTGTTCTAACAATCTCTTTAATCCCTTCAGCCTGGTCCCCGCCTATTTCCAGCATAATGAATCCATCATCACACAGGCAATTAAAAGCTTCACCTATAATTTTTCTGTAAAAGCATAGTCCATCCTCTCCCCCATCAAGAGCTATTCTTGGCTCCCATTTTGAAACCTCAGGGGATAACCTGTCAATCTGCCCTGAAGGAATATATGGAGGGTTTGAAACTATAAAGTCAAATTTTAAATCTTTGGCAAAAGGTGTAAAAAGGTTACCCTGAACAAATATTATTCTGCCAGCAACACCATTTCTTTCAGCGTTAATCCTTGCAACTTTCAAAGCATTTGCTGAAATATCAGTTGCGATTATACTTGCTGATTTTAATTCCTTTGCAATAGAAACAGCAATGTTTCCACATCCTGTTCCTATATCAAGAATCTTTAATGGTTCGTTGTTTATATTTTTATCTTTTGCCCGTGCAATAACTTTTTCAATTAAACCCTCTGTTTCAGGCCTTGGTATTAAAACATTTTTGTTCACAAAAAAATCAAGGGACCAGAATTCCTGGTTTCCAAGTATGTACTGTACCGGCTCTCTCTTGCTTCTCCGTTTTATGAGCTCATTGTAATTTTCAAGTTCCTGCGAGGATAAATTTCTTTCAAGGCCTGCATAGAGTTTTGCCCGTCTAATTGCAAGCATACTTCTCATAAAAACCTCACAGTCAATCCCAGGCTTTTCCATATTTAAACCTTCAAGAAATTCCCTTGCTGTCCTCAGAGCTTCAGCTATTGTAGGATTAAAGTTCTTATGAGAATTATCAATAAAATTTACTTCACTGTGCATTTTCATTCTCACCTACAAAGCTTTCCTTTAAAGCCTGTGTCTGGTAGTATGTTATCAGTTCATCAATAATCCCATCAATCTCACCGTCCAGGATTTTATCAAGATTGTGCAGTGTTAAACCTATTCTGTGGTCAGTAATCCTGTCCTGAGGAAAATTGTAGGTTCTTATTTTCTCACTCCTGTCTCCGGTTCCTACCTGACTCTTTCTCTGCTGGGACCTCTCAGCCTGCTGCTCTTTTCTCATCCTGTCAAGAAGTCTTGCCCTGAGTATCTTCATTGCCTTTGCCTTGTTTTTATGCTGTGACTTTTCATCCTGACAGGTTACCACCATCCCTGTCGGTATGTGTGTAACCCTCACTGCAGAATCAGTTGTATTAACGCTCTGTCCTCCGGGACCAGAAGAACGGAACACATCTACTTTAACCTCATCGGGGTTTATCTGTATATCCACCTCTTCTGCTTCAGGCAAAACTGCAACGGTAACAGTCGATGTGTGAATCCTTCCGCCTCCTTCAGTAGAGGGAATTCTCTGAACCCTGTGAACACCGCTTTCATACTTCAACTGGCTGTAAACATTTTTACCTTCAATCAATGCAATAACTTCCTTTACCCCGCCGATTCCTGTTAAACTGGAACTCATTACCTCAACCTTCCATTTCTTTCCTTCAGCATAGCGGGAATACATTCTGAAGAGTTCAGAAGCAAAGAGTGCGGCTTCTTCGCCTCCGGCACCTGCCCTTATCTCAACAAGAATATTCTTTTCATCATTCGGATCCATGGGAAGCAATAGAAGTTTGAGATTTTTTTCAATCTCAACAATAGCAGAATTCAGCCTCTCTATTTCATCCTTTGCAAGCTCTTTCAGTTCCTCGTCTTTTTCATCACTTAAAATTGTCTTGTTCTCTCCAAGCTCTTTAGTAGCTTTCTTGTACTGGCGGTAAATTTCTATAATCTTTGACAGCTCCGAATGTTCTTTTGCGTATTTGGAAAATTCTGCAGGATTGCCCAGCGTTTTAGGGTCGCTCATCAGCATGGCAAGTTCCTCAAACCGTTTTTCTGACCATTCTAATTTTTCAAACATATTTAATCCTCAGTCCTAAAAATTTATACTTTGTTTTATTGAGCACAAAGTCAAAATTTAATGCTAGTCATAATAAAATCCTAAATTCTAATATCTAAATTCCCTGCCTGCCGGTAGACAGGTAAACAAATTCAAAATTCAAATACCAAAATCCTAAACTTTTTCTTGTTTAGGCCATTTCTATTTTGAACATTTATGCTTGTTTAGAATTTAGGATTTTGTAGCCCAAGGCAATATGCCTTTAGCTTAACAGAAGGCTATCCTGCTGTTTGCAGAAACACCATGAGGGCTTCTTTTGCGGATGAATACAGGGAGAAAAAATTACAAAACTTCATTACAGGTAAAAATTTATCAGTTTTTTTCTGCGTCTTTTTTCTTGTATTTTCTCTGAAACCTCTCAACCCTTCCTGCTGTGTCAACAAGCTTCTGCTTTCCTGTGAAAAATGGATGGCAGTTAGAGCAGATTTCTATTCTTAAATCCTTCTTTGTTGACCTTGTTTGAATAACTCCACCGCAGGCACAGCTTATTGTGGTTTCCTTGTATTCCGGGTGAATACCTTTTTTCACTTTCTTCTCCTTCTGCTATTTATACTTTCAAAGATTAGTTTTCTTACTATATTTACAGACCTGGTTTTCTAATTATTATAAATAAAAATTTAAAGCAATATTTTTTTACAGGAAAAATTTTAAGTATTCATTGAGTTTAAAAATTCTTTATTGCTTCTTGTTGCCTTCATCTTTTCTATTAAAAACTCCATCGCATCAACAACTCCCATTGGGTTCAGGAATTTTCTTAAAATCCAAATCTTGTTCAGCTCATCATTTTCCAGAAGAAGTTCTTCTTTCCTTGTTCCTGATCTGCCTATATCAATGGCAGGAAAAACCCTTCTGTCAACAAGCTTCCTGTCCAGGTTAACCTCCATATTCCCTGTTCCTTTAAACTCTTCAAAGATAACTTCATCCATCCTGCTTCCGGTATCTACTAGAGCAGTTGCAATAATTGTAAGGCTTCCTCCCTCCTCAATATTTCTCGCAGCCCCAAAAAATTTCTTTGGGCGCTGCAAGGCATTCGAGTCAACACCGCCTGAGAGTATCTTTCCGCTTGGGGGAACTACTGAGTTGTGAGCCCTTGCAAGCCTTGTTATACTGTCAAGAAGTATCACCACATCCTTTCTGTGCTCTACCAGTCTTTTTGCCTTTTCTATTACCATATCAGCAACCTGAACATGCCTTGAAGGAGGTTCGTCAAATGTAGAGCTGACAACCTCACCTTTAACTGAACGCTGCATATCAGTAACTTCTTCAGGACGTTCATCAATCAGCAAAACTATGAGAATAATCTCAGGATGATTTTGGGTTATGCTGTTAGCAATAGACTGAAGAAGCATTGTTTTGCCTGTTCTTGGAGGAGCAACAATCAACCCTCTCTGCCCTTTGCCTATTGGAGTGAGAAGGTCCATAACACGCATTGAAACGTCCTGATGTCCCGGGTTTTCAACCTCAAGTTTTATCTTTTCCTGTGGGTAAAGGGGTGTGAGATTGTCAAAAAGGGTTTTATCTCTTATTGCCTCAGGGGCTTCAAAGTTGATTGCTTCAACTTTTAAAAGAGCAAAATACCTTTCACCCTCTTTTGGAGGCCTGATCTGTCCTGATACTGTATCTCCTGTCCTGAGACTAAATTTTCTTATCTGTGACGGTGAAACATATATGTCATCCGGTCCCGGAAGGTAATTGTAATCTGCTGATCTTAAAAATCCAAAACCATCAGGCAGTGTTTCTAAAACACCTTCTCCATAAATTAATCCGTTCTTTTCAATCTGGGCCCTTAAAATCTCAAAAATCAGTTCCTGTTTCCGGAAACCGCTTATTCCTGAGATATTAAGGTCTTTAGCATAAGAACTCAGTGAGGCTATGGTCATATTCTTGAGTTTGCGAAGGTCCATGCCATCTTCTTTGCTGTCTCTTCTTATGATTTCTTCCTTAACTACCTTAACCTCTTCTCTGATATCTTCCTTTACTTCTTTGACTTCCTTGCTTTCTCTGCTTTCTTTTTTTGTTTCCCTACTACTTGTTCTTGGCATCTTTGTGTTCCCTCAAAAATGTTTATGTTAGGTTAAAAGCTATTTTAAAAAGAGATGTTTTTGGTTAGAATTTTTCCATTAAATTTTGGATTAATCCCTCTGTATGCTAAAACAGGGATGATTGTCTCATGCAGAAAACCTATATTTACAGAACTTAAAAATATCTTTCACATTACAGATTTTTTAACCACTTCTCTTCACAAGGTAGCATTACCCGAAGGAAAAAAATGAGGTTGTTTATTAAAGATTCTTTTTCCTTATAAAGGATAATCGATTTTTTGTCAATAAAAATTTTATATCCACTAATAATTCTCTGTTTTATATAAAATAATTTTAAAATTTTTAAATAAAATTTTCTAACGCAAATAATTCACTATTAAATCTGCATCTCTCTGTTTTAAGTTGACAACCACAAGCTTTTATTCTATTTTTCTTCGAATTCTTAAGAGATTATAGAAGGAGGTTTCAGTTTTAAAAAATGTTTTTATCTGGAAATGAAATAAGGGCGCTTTTCCTCGATTTCTTTGCAAAAAGGGGTCATAAAATCCTTTCAAGCTCTTCCCTTTTTCCACAAAACGACCCCACGCTTCTTTTCACAAATGCAGGAATGAATCAGTTCAAGGAAATTTTTCTCGGAGAAGAAACAAGAGAGTATAAGAGGGCTGCAACGGTCCAGAAATGTGTAAGGGCAGGTGGCAAGCACAACGACCTTGAGATAGTTGGCAAAACCGCAAGACACCATACATTCTTTGAAATGCTTGGAAATTTTTCTTTCGGAGATTACTTTAAGGAAGCTGCAATAGAGTTTGGATGGGAATTTCTCACCAATACCATCAAGCTTCCAGTAGAATCCCTGTGGGTAACAGTGTTTGAAAATGATGATGAAGCACATAATTTATGGAAAAACAGGATAGGACTCCCTGAAAGCAGAATTGTGCGTCTTGGACAGAAACATAACTTCTGGCAAATGGGTGAAATAGGTCCATGCGGTCCGTGTTCGGAAATAATAATTGACCAGGGACCGGATTTTGGCTGTAAGCGTCAGGAATGCAATATAGAATGCGATTGCGGAAGGTATCTTGAGTTGTGGAACCTCGTTTTTATGCAGTTTAACAGGGATGAAAAAGGAAATCTTTCTCCTCTTCCAAAACCAAGCATTGATACAGGAATGGGGCTTGAAAGAATAACATCAGTGGTTCAGGGTGTAAGCTCCAATTTCGAAACAGACCTGCTAAAACCGCTCATTAACACTACCTCTGAAATTGCAGGAAAAGAATACGGCAGAAACCAGTCAAATGACATTTCAATAAGAGTAATAGCAGACCACGTCCGTGCAATCTCATTTCTGATAAGTGACGGAATTCTTCCATCCAATGACGGGAGGGGATATGTCCTTCGCAGGATTTTAAGAAGGGCTTTGCGCCACGGAAACCTGCTTGGAATAAAAAAACCTTTTATGAGCAGGTTGACAGGTGTTCTGATTGAAATGAT
The Candidatus Schekmanbacteria bacterium RIFCSPLOWO2_02_FULL_38_14 DNA segment above includes these coding regions:
- a CDS encoding transcription termination factor Rho; protein product: MDLRKLKNMTIASLSSYAKDLNISGISGFRKQELIFEILRAQIEKNGLIYGEGVLETLPDGFGFLRSADYNYLPGPDDIYVSPSQIRKFSLRTGDTVSGQIRPPKEGERYFALLKVEAINFEAPEAIRDKTLFDNLTPLYPQEKIKLEVENPGHQDVSMRVMDLLTPIGKGQRGLIVAPPRTGKTMLLQSIANSITQNHPEIILIVLLIDERPEEVTDMQRSVKGEVVSSTFDEPPSRHVQVADMVIEKAKRLVEHRKDVVILLDSITRLARAHNSVVPPSGKILSGGVDSNALQRPKKFFGAARNIEEGGSLTIIATALVDTGSRMDEVIFEEFKGTGNMEVNLDRKLVDRRVFPAIDIGRSGTRKEELLLENDELNKIWILRKFLNPMGVVDAMEFLIEKMKATRSNKEFLNSMNT
- a CDS encoding peptide chain release factor 1, yielding MFEKLEWSEKRFEELAMLMSDPKTLGNPAEFSKYAKEHSELSKIIEIYRQYKKATKELGENKTILSDEKDEELKELAKDEIERLNSAIVEIEKNLKLLLLPMDPNDEKNILVEIRAGAGGEEAALFASELFRMYSRYAEGKKWKVEVMSSSLTGIGGVKEVIALIEGKNVYSQLKYESGVHRVQRIPSTEGGGRIHTSTVTVAVLPEAEEVDIQINPDEVKVDVFRSSGPGGQSVNTTDSAVRVTHIPTGMVVTCQDEKSQHKNKAKAMKILRARLLDRMRKEQQAERSQQRKSQVGTGDRSEKIRTYNFPQDRITDHRIGLTLHNLDKILDGEIDGIIDELITYYQTQALKESFVGENENAQ
- a CDS encoding 50S ribosomal protein L31, which encodes MKKGIHPEYKETTISCACGGVIQTRSTKKDLRIEICSNCHPFFTGKQKLVDTAGRVERFQRKYKKKDAEKN
- a CDS encoding protein-(glutamine-N5) methyltransferase, release factor-specific, which produces MHSEVNFIDNSHKNFNPTIAEALRTAREFLEGLNMEKPGIDCEVFMRSMLAIRRAKLYAGLERNLSSQELENYNELIKRRSKREPVQYILGNQEFWSLDFFVNKNVLIPRPETEGLIEKVIARAKDKNINNEPLKILDIGTGCGNIAVSIAKELKSASIIATDISANALKVARINAERNGVAGRIIFVQGNLFTPFAKDLKFDFIVSNPPYIPSGQIDRLSPEVSKWEPRIALDGGEDGLCFYRKIIGEAFNCLCDDGFIMLEIGGDQAEGIKEIVRTHKEYSEVKINRDYSGKDRVAEIWIR